One segment of Rhodopirellula baltica SH 1 DNA contains the following:
- a CDS encoding endonuclease/exonuclease/phosphatase family protein, giving the protein MRLLFLLALTGHFISGFGSVAIAQQPTEFSVMTWNLEWFFDNQTADNPSELGREKSAPSRGQWDWRRDRVAAAIAKVQPTVVALQEIESQNVTYFLTRAIDRNHGLKYDDYVIKGEDFYTEQDVALLATTTTGVQSISRGVVTPSMKSRGYASVSKHLFAVVEIPVNGKTELLVIANCHLRAMAKKGDLRAKQARTLGLWLERLVAGVKASQENPDQPVHVLVTGDFNTEELAGKISPDSDLGVLMSRGNDDPSDDLVDLHDYIPDQNRTTHLLPGRQFDRILVSRDLVIDTPGVVDLSLRDVTVRSDLNFGGDQDTQDEHWNNYWGIADDQRDISDHNPVLARFQIQ; this is encoded by the coding sequence ATGCGTTTGCTCTTTCTGCTCGCGTTGACCGGGCACTTCATCAGTGGGTTTGGTTCTGTCGCGATCGCGCAACAGCCGACCGAATTCAGCGTCATGACTTGGAACTTGGAATGGTTCTTCGACAATCAAACCGCTGACAACCCAAGCGAACTGGGCCGCGAAAAAAGTGCTCCCAGTCGCGGGCAATGGGATTGGCGTCGCGACCGAGTGGCGGCGGCGATCGCGAAAGTCCAACCAACCGTTGTCGCGTTGCAAGAAATCGAGAGCCAGAACGTCACGTACTTTCTGACTCGAGCGATCGATCGCAACCATGGGCTGAAGTACGACGACTATGTGATCAAAGGCGAAGACTTCTACACCGAACAAGACGTCGCCTTGCTAGCGACCACCACAACCGGCGTTCAATCGATCTCTCGCGGAGTCGTGACACCGTCGATGAAGTCACGCGGCTACGCCTCGGTTTCCAAACACCTGTTCGCCGTCGTCGAAATCCCGGTCAATGGAAAGACCGAACTTTTGGTGATCGCAAATTGTCATCTTCGTGCAATGGCCAAGAAAGGTGATTTGCGAGCGAAACAGGCACGAACGCTTGGCCTGTGGTTGGAACGCTTGGTGGCGGGCGTGAAAGCATCGCAGGAAAACCCTGACCAACCAGTTCATGTCCTGGTGACCGGCGACTTCAACACGGAAGAGCTGGCCGGAAAAATCTCACCGGACTCGGACCTCGGCGTCCTGATGTCGCGAGGCAACGACGATCCCTCGGATGATTTAGTCGACCTGCACGACTACATTCCCGACCAAAACCGAACCACGCACCTATTGCCGGGTCGCCAATTCGATCGCATTCTCGTTTCGCGAGACTTGGTCATCGACACTCCCGGAGTCGTCGACTTGTCTCTTCGCGATGTAACGGTTCGATCCGACTTGAACTTTGGCGGCGATCAAGACACCCAAGACGAACACTGGAACAACTACTGGGGCATCGCCGATGACCAGCGTGACATCAGTGACCACAATCCCGTCCTCGCACGATTCCAAATCCAATGA
- a CDS encoding Hsp70 family protein: MPEFGSDSSFPTEEPVCIGIDLGTTHSLVSVFRDGKPELISNAHGEKLTPSIVGVLQDGQIVVGSAARELRVTAPERCAWVFKRYMGQERKLKLGDKEFTPHELSSLVLQSLRDDAAAQLNTEITDAVITVPAYFNDHQRTATRLAGEMAGLNVRRMINEPTAAALVYGFHAREDEKNLCVIDLGGGTFDVTVMEVFEGTLEIRATAGESMLGGEDFTDRMVSAVLSGEDTQLELAELQQPLRVSRLRGECEKAKRLLSKEESCKIRLPDKDGNFAEKPKTYRLTRADFSRMCDPLMQRIAGPIARALRDAELDPKEIDDVILVGGSTRMPVLRDFVIDYFGKPPIIDHDPDEVVALGAAVQAALIGQDAAVDDMVMTDVCPFTLGVEVVKEFGGHMQDGYFKPVLHRNCTIPVSREEVFSTVAANQTNVTLRVFQGDARKVADNTALGQLEVKGLPPGPAGSPIYVRFTYDLSGVLEVEAYAPGGERFRTVLTNHVHQLSPAQIEEAKRRIDALKFYPRDDLDNQKLARFAERMLGELHPSQRQQLDEALDIYEDAMARSDREHFASAKDTLLMVLSSLGLDHEDL, translated from the coding sequence ATGCCTGAATTCGGATCCGATTCGTCCTTCCCAACCGAAGAACCGGTGTGCATCGGGATCGATCTCGGCACGACACACTCGTTGGTCAGCGTCTTTCGCGATGGCAAACCCGAACTGATTTCCAACGCTCACGGCGAAAAGCTCACACCATCCATCGTTGGTGTTTTGCAAGACGGCCAGATCGTCGTCGGATCCGCTGCTCGAGAACTTCGCGTGACAGCGCCCGAGCGATGTGCGTGGGTTTTCAAGCGATACATGGGACAGGAACGCAAACTCAAACTTGGCGACAAAGAATTCACGCCTCACGAGTTGAGCAGTCTCGTGTTGCAGTCACTCCGCGACGACGCTGCCGCTCAGTTGAACACGGAAATCACCGACGCCGTGATCACCGTCCCGGCTTACTTCAATGATCACCAACGCACCGCGACGAGATTGGCGGGCGAGATGGCAGGTTTGAACGTTCGCCGAATGATCAACGAACCCACCGCAGCGGCGCTCGTGTACGGCTTCCACGCTCGCGAAGACGAAAAGAACCTCTGCGTCATCGACCTTGGTGGTGGCACGTTTGACGTGACCGTCATGGAAGTCTTCGAAGGCACTTTGGAAATCCGAGCAACCGCCGGCGAAAGCATGTTGGGCGGTGAAGACTTCACCGATCGCATGGTATCCGCGGTCTTGTCCGGCGAAGACACCCAGCTTGAACTCGCCGAACTGCAGCAACCACTGCGTGTATCACGGTTGCGAGGCGAATGCGAAAAGGCAAAACGTTTGCTGTCCAAGGAAGAAAGCTGCAAGATCCGGCTTCCCGACAAGGATGGCAACTTCGCCGAAAAGCCAAAAACATACCGGCTCACCCGAGCCGACTTTTCGCGAATGTGCGATCCGTTGATGCAGCGAATCGCGGGCCCGATCGCGAGAGCCCTTCGCGACGCAGAGCTGGATCCCAAGGAAATCGACGATGTGATCTTGGTCGGCGGATCGACTCGCATGCCGGTGCTGCGTGACTTCGTGATCGACTACTTTGGCAAACCACCGATCATCGATCATGACCCCGACGAAGTGGTGGCATTGGGTGCCGCCGTGCAAGCCGCTTTGATCGGTCAGGACGCTGCGGTCGACGACATGGTGATGACGGACGTCTGCCCGTTCACGTTAGGTGTCGAGGTTGTCAAAGAGTTCGGCGGACACATGCAAGATGGCTACTTCAAACCGGTGTTGCATCGCAATTGCACCATCCCAGTCTCTCGCGAAGAAGTCTTCAGCACCGTCGCCGCAAACCAAACCAACGTGACACTTCGGGTGTTCCAAGGTGACGCCCGCAAAGTGGCCGACAACACCGCTCTTGGGCAACTGGAAGTCAAAGGATTGCCGCCCGGTCCCGCCGGCAGCCCCATCTATGTTCGCTTCACATACGATTTGTCAGGCGTGCTGGAGGTAGAGGCTTATGCACCGGGTGGCGAACGGTTCCGCACCGTTTTGACCAATCACGTGCACCAGTTGTCGCCCGCTCAGATCGAGGAAGCCAAACGTCGCATTGACGCGTTGAAGTTCTATCCTCGCGATGATTTGGACAATCAAAAACTTGCCCGATTTGCCGAACGCATGCTGGGTGAACTCCATCCGTCGCAACGTCAACAACTCGACGAAGCCTTAGACATCTACGAAGACGCCATGGCGAGATCTGATCGCGAACACTTTGCCAGCGCAAAAGACACGTTGCTGATGGTCCTATCGTCACTCGGCCTCGATCACGAAGACCTTTGA
- a CDS encoding RNA-binding S4 domain-containing protein — MSDSPTQPNVPVPMVRLDDFLKREGLVGTGGEAKVLIQGGEVIVNGEVDTRRRKQLHDGDVVTFNGEDYPVDVASLGDPPM; from the coding sequence ATGAGCGATTCGCCGACGCAGCCCAACGTTCCAGTCCCCATGGTTCGACTGGATGATTTCCTCAAACGAGAGGGGTTGGTTGGAACCGGAGGCGAAGCCAAGGTGCTGATCCAAGGCGGCGAAGTCATCGTCAACGGCGAAGTCGACACTCGTCGTCGCAAACAATTGCATGATGGCGACGTCGTCACATTCAATGGTGAAGACTACCCGGTCGATGTGGCATCACTCGGCGACCCACCAATGTGA
- a CDS encoding DUF726 domain-containing protein: MRRSALIGYFERADFADLANLCFVFFEELLMAVRIDAIEESSRGPIHVVVAGYRARPNANLIRAAELRGSTYSVLWAAGSWSEAGPSVGVIARGARAALPAIHGGRALIGVGTLAGGIGTAAVIGAASFRHRYYCARRDGIRLADKILELPGVGKRPLHLVGHSLGTVVIRSALEKLAERDCRVDDLLLMGGMTSRLNWNEQADAFRGRLINLYSPRDRILNMAPVIDRVVGTGAIVCEKLSDRLMNHDLCRELPNQFNFWGHHSGYWNRFGQYAIR; this comes from the coding sequence TTGCGTCGAAGTGCGTTGATCGGGTATTTTGAGAGGGCTGATTTCGCCGACCTGGCGAACTTGTGTTTTGTCTTTTTTGAAGAGTTGTTGATGGCAGTCCGGATTGATGCGATTGAAGAATCGAGTCGCGGGCCAATCCACGTCGTGGTGGCTGGCTACCGTGCTCGACCAAACGCCAATCTGATCCGTGCTGCCGAATTGAGAGGATCCACGTACAGCGTGCTTTGGGCCGCTGGATCCTGGTCAGAAGCCGGACCATCGGTGGGCGTGATCGCTCGTGGTGCTCGTGCGGCCTTGCCGGCCATCCATGGTGGCCGAGCGTTGATCGGGGTCGGGACTTTGGCTGGCGGCATTGGAACCGCCGCGGTCATTGGTGCCGCCAGTTTTCGTCATCGGTATTACTGTGCCCGACGCGACGGCATCCGATTGGCCGACAAAATTTTGGAGCTTCCCGGTGTTGGAAAGCGTCCGTTGCATCTGGTCGGCCATTCGCTGGGGACGGTCGTGATCCGATCGGCTCTCGAGAAGCTCGCCGAAAGAGATTGCCGCGTCGATGACCTGCTGCTGATGGGCGGGATGACATCGCGATTGAATTGGAACGAACAAGCCGATGCGTTTCGCGGGCGGTTGATCAATCTTTATTCGCCGCGAGATCGGATCTTGAACATGGCACCCGTGATTGATCGAGTGGTCGGCACCGGCGCGATCGTTTGCGAAAAGCTGAGTGATCGATTGATGAATCACGATCTGTGTCGCGAATTGCCGAATCAGTTCAATTTCTGGGGCCATCACAGCGGCTACTGGAATCGATTCGGGCAATACGCGATCCGGTAG